In Dolichospermum flos-aquae CCAP 1403/13F, the following proteins share a genomic window:
- a CDS encoding DUF5331 domain-containing protein, with product MDIQHLRQALKMKWLIYYEQNRSWLVKMRIWKDYAGIRRPSSGYILATLSTLEPELKKILPFILDLNNDPDRIIAALCLHFNPEQELNLLKSQHSTAKNEIVSTSPAHIALTDSPVPKERKQVLLKMTTGISVIAVATPIHHHSSVKLPVGLAREQIDKRLITTGIPSPNITGISSTYSNIFPSWLDELCPGRGNG from the coding sequence ATGGATATTCAGCATCTACGTCAAGCATTAAAAATGAAGTGGCTAATTTATTATGAACAAAATCGTTCTTGGCTAGTTAAAATGCGAATCTGGAAAGATTATGCTGGCATCCGCAGACCTTCTTCTGGTTACATTTTAGCAACTTTATCCACTTTAGAACCAGAGTTAAAAAAAATCCTCCCTTTCATTTTGGATTTAAATAATGATCCTGATAGGATAATTGCAGCTTTGTGTTTGCACTTCAATCCTGAACAGGAATTAAACTTATTAAAATCCCAGCATTCTACCGCAAAAAATGAGATTGTGAGTACCTCTCCTGCTCATATAGCCTTGACAGATTCACCTGTACCCAAAGAACGCAAACAGGTGTTATTGAAAATGACTACAGGCATTTCTGTGATTGCAGTGGCTACACCGATTCATCATCATTCTTCAGTTAAGCTACCTGTCGGATTGGCCAGGGAACAAATAGATAAACGATTGATAACTACGGGAATTCCCAGCCCAAATATTACCGGGATTTCATCTACTTATAGCAATATTTTTCCGTCTTGGCTAGATGAATTGTGTCCAGGTAGAGGAAATGGGTAA
- a CDS encoding tetratricopeptide repeat protein: protein MYTENRAKTQLNTSVNETVHTENISLNRQVYQRLKLALSLGLRRQILFAICDNLHLRNRIAARLHSTLAYPVGKVIYQRANVGDFSTPAYPRLVTLRLNLSDPNPIAQINQWLANYPPPKVGGSTDNPGRPLPMPGFQIVGVEMLTKEPVAVQRLFLNYLRLGEQHLSSQESSHFVESSLLFWVSRPWLSAIQQSAAKFWHCRTGVFVFAGEPTPTIDNRGYPEKFADSYNLGQENLEHLVVNEEEVSQDIKQTNEFDLPLTSTTDLTQIPDKFPVQSPQITTNQHFPSLSHINQELQGLIKATINADDSDQIQQLLWEIEQLHIQTAKGEELGIAYQNLGNFYRLQIEQGQATVENLMIAILAYQEAVNYDENSPQLPDILNDLGTLYWMLHRIPDNSEEAKIYIQQGVDFYKLALKIITGDTQPETYTRIQNNLGTAYGDLAKFAEPVENWQSAVIAYDEAIRYRQEEIEPLKYAACQNNLGTAYWHLGQYDQPVENLTKAISAYKLAVVHYQQTNDPLKYAMIQNNMGTAYWNLSQYEQPIENLQLAIQVYNEALKYRTSVDVPQSYAATQNNLGIAYWHLANQPQTIKEDQQKFVKLCINAYKEAVNTAHSLSSLPLSFDLWMTHNNLGLAHYYLVINLSFNGDKKMLSQQLEAALENHLQALSGFDRQTENYQTTISYIISTIRAFHNELGIQGQNLALSKLPGHLLPNVLPKL from the coding sequence ATGTATACAGAAAATAGGGCTAAAACTCAACTAAATACAAGCGTGAATGAAACTGTACATACAGAAAACATTAGTTTGAATCGGCAAGTATATCAACGCCTAAAACTTGCTCTGAGTCTGGGTTTACGTAGACAAATCCTATTTGCTATATGTGATAATTTACATTTAAGAAATCGGATAGCAGCGCGGTTACACTCCACTCTAGCTTATCCAGTGGGTAAGGTCATATATCAGCGAGCTAATGTGGGAGATTTTAGCACGCCAGCTTATCCGCGATTAGTCACTCTGCGTCTAAATTTAAGTGATCCTAATCCTATAGCGCAAATCAATCAATGGTTAGCTAATTATCCACCCCCTAAGGTGGGAGGATCAACAGATAATCCTGGCCGTCCCTTACCAATGCCGGGATTTCAGATTGTCGGGGTAGAAATGCTGACTAAAGAACCAGTAGCAGTACAACGTTTATTTTTAAATTATCTCCGTTTAGGTGAACAGCATTTATCAAGTCAGGAATCTAGTCACTTTGTAGAATCTAGTCTTTTATTTTGGGTTTCTCGTCCTTGGTTGTCTGCGATTCAGCAATCAGCAGCAAAATTTTGGCATTGTCGAACCGGCGTATTTGTATTTGCAGGAGAACCGACACCAACTATAGATAATAGAGGTTATCCAGAAAAATTTGCAGATTCCTATAATTTAGGTCAAGAAAATTTAGAGCATTTAGTTGTTAATGAAGAGGAAGTTTCTCAAGACATCAAACAAACAAATGAGTTTGATTTGCCTTTAACTTCAACCACAGATTTAACACAAATACCAGATAAATTTCCGGTTCAATCTCCTCAAATAACAACTAATCAGCATTTCCCTTCCTTATCTCATATTAACCAGGAGTTGCAAGGATTAATTAAGGCAACAATAAATGCTGATGATAGTGATCAAATTCAACAATTACTCTGGGAAATTGAACAGTTACATATTCAAACAGCTAAGGGAGAAGAGTTAGGGATAGCTTATCAGAATCTTGGTAATTTCTATCGGTTGCAGATTGAGCAAGGACAAGCAACTGTGGAAAATTTGATGATAGCAATTCTAGCTTATCAGGAAGCAGTTAATTATGATGAAAATTCTCCACAACTTCCAGATATTTTGAATGATTTGGGGACACTTTACTGGATGTTGCACCGCATCCCTGATAATTCTGAAGAAGCAAAAATTTATATTCAACAAGGGGTAGACTTTTATAAATTAGCACTCAAGATAATTACAGGTGATACTCAGCCAGAAACTTATACGCGGATTCAAAATAACCTGGGTACTGCCTATGGTGACTTAGCAAAATTTGCTGAACCTGTAGAAAATTGGCAGTCCGCAGTTATTGCTTATGATGAAGCCATTCGTTACCGACAAGAAGAAATAGAACCTTTAAAATATGCTGCTTGTCAGAACAATTTAGGTACAGCTTATTGGCATCTAGGGCAGTACGATCAACCTGTAGAAAATCTCACCAAAGCGATTTCTGCTTATAAGTTAGCAGTCGTTCACTATCAACAAACAAATGATCCCCTAAAATATGCGATGATTCAAAATAATATGGGTACGGCTTATTGGAATCTTTCCCAATATGAACAACCAATAGAAAATCTCCAGTTAGCAATTCAGGTTTATAATGAAGCCCTAAAATATCGAACATCTGTGGATGTTCCTCAATCCTATGCTGCTACTCAAAATAATCTGGGTATCGCTTACTGGCATCTAGCAAATCAGCCACAAACAATAAAAGAAGATCAACAAAAATTCGTAAAATTATGTATTAATGCTTATAAAGAAGCTGTGAATACGGCTCACTCACTTAGTAGTCTACCTTTAAGTTTTGATTTATGGATGACACACAATAATTTAGGATTAGCTCATTATTATTTAGTGATAAATCTGTCTTTTAATGGGGATAAAAAAATGCTTTCTCAACAGTTAGAAGCCGCTTTAGAAAATCATTTACAAGCGTTAAGTGGATTTGATAGACAAACAGAAAATTATCAAACAACAATCAGCTATATTATTAGCACAATTCGGGCTTTTCACAATGAGTTAGGAATTCAAGGACAAAATTTAGCTTTATCTAAGCTTCCAGGACATTTATTGCCAAATGTCTTACCTAAGTTGTAA
- a CDS encoding septal ring lytic transglycosylase RlpA family protein, whose amino-acid sequence MISTGIIWATSFTGGTLVLTANLPLGLIAAFSPIQLPVNLVKPQAQFLIISQEYKTAWQKTLISKTSLTFDWINRRLSSYRDRSMTLPSTTLKAKETKFCASVPENIPAQLHWQNSTNFRQIIFTQVSVPKLDLSPATVVRSLESFFNIINNPIEPNGSYDYSPVLIVKRNSSSYEVWVNNSFVARLPDQITANALQNRLQQLVISPTEKPTQLQPGLVDKTPSLMIGNRLLFAIDRKVSDELGRSGDILAMEWTNNLRIALHTKPLTLIQGQMEMYGLQSSNTKLSGIASWYGGYFHGRLTANGEIYNQDDFTVAHRSLPFNTFLKVTNLQNNKSVIVRVNDRGPYIAPRSLDLSRTAARCLDSEHTGVVAYQAVVLKQNAPQMTLKPSPPKTENMANAKSELLVFNF is encoded by the coding sequence ATGATATCAACGGGAATAATATGGGCGACATCCTTCACAGGTGGTACTTTGGTGTTGACAGCAAATTTACCGCTGGGTTTAATAGCTGCATTTTCTCCAATACAACTTCCAGTCAACTTAGTCAAGCCCCAGGCTCAATTTCTGATCATTTCTCAAGAATATAAAACTGCTTGGCAGAAAACCTTAATATCAAAAACCTCTTTGACATTTGATTGGATAAATAGGCGATTATCATCATATAGAGATAGGTCTATGACTCTACCTTCAACAACCTTGAAGGCAAAAGAAACAAAATTTTGTGCCTCTGTGCCAGAAAATATACCCGCACAACTTCACTGGCAAAATTCTACTAACTTTCGACAGATAATATTTACTCAAGTTAGTGTTCCTAAACTAGATTTGTCACCAGCTACTGTTGTGCGATCGCTCGAAAGCTTCTTTAATATCATCAACAATCCAATTGAGCCAAATGGAAGTTATGATTACTCACCAGTATTGATTGTCAAGCGGAATTCATCCAGTTATGAAGTCTGGGTTAATAACAGCTTTGTTGCCCGACTACCTGATCAAATTACAGCTAATGCTTTACAAAACCGCTTACAGCAATTAGTAATATCACCTACTGAAAAACCTACGCAATTACAACCAGGTTTAGTTGATAAGACTCCTTCGCTGATGATAGGTAATAGGTTACTATTTGCAATAGATCGAAAAGTCTCTGATGAACTTGGTCGCAGCGGTGATATTTTAGCAATGGAATGGACGAATAATTTGCGAATAGCCCTCCATACTAAACCGCTGACACTGATACAAGGGCAAATGGAAATGTATGGATTACAGTCCTCAAATACAAAACTTTCTGGAATAGCCTCTTGGTATGGTGGCTATTTTCATGGTCGCTTAACCGCAAATGGTGAGATATATAATCAAGATGATTTCACTGTTGCCCATCGTAGCCTACCTTTTAATACCTTCTTAAAAGTAACAAATTTACAAAACAATAAATCCGTGATTGTGCGTGTAAATGATCGCGGTCCGTATATTGCACCAAGAAGCCTAGATTTGTCTCGAACAGCGGCTCGTTGTCTCGATAGTGAACATACTGGAGTCGTAGCTTATCAGGCTGTGGTTTTAAAACAAAATGCGCCACAAATGACTTTGAAACCATCTCCACCAAAAACTGAAAATATGGCTAATGCTAAAAGTGAGTTATTAGTTTTTAACTTTTAG
- a CDS encoding (2Fe-2S) ferredoxin domain-containing protein: MSNVPTQEQPLPISVKVCQHRTCRKQGAEEVLAALQALPAPNVTIAASGCLGQCGNGPMVLVLPEMVWYCRVLPQEIPRLVEQHLLAGKIVKEMLYYRFHPQG; encoded by the coding sequence ATGTCAAACGTCCCAACTCAGGAACAACCCCTGCCTATTTCTGTAAAAGTATGTCAACATCGTACTTGTAGAAAACAAGGTGCAGAAGAAGTATTAGCAGCTTTACAAGCTTTACCTGCTCCTAATGTGACAATTGCAGCTAGTGGCTGTTTAGGTCAATGTGGTAATGGTCCAATGGTGCTAGTTTTACCCGAAATGGTTTGGTATTGTCGGGTTTTACCTCAAGAAATACCCAGATTAGTGGAACAACATTTATTAGCTGGTAAAATAGTTAAAGAAATGCTTTATTATCGGTTTCATCCCCAGGGATAA
- a CDS encoding cysteine synthase A gives MDIKNGFVGTIGNTPLIRLNSFSEETGCEILAKAEYLNPGGSVKDRAALYIIEDAEKKGLLKPGGTVVEGTAGNTGIGLAHICNVKGYKCLIIIPNTQSQEKIDALTTLGAEVRPIPAVPYKDPNNYVKLSGRIAAEMENAIWANQFDNLANRIAHYETTGREIWQQTNGRIDGWVASTGTGGTYAGVAMYLKEQNPGVKCVVADPLGSGLYSYIKTGEIKIAGNSITEGIGNSRITANMEGAPIDDAIQIDDSEALRVVYQLLRKDGLLMGGSTGINVGAAVALAKQLGPGHTIVTILCDSGSRYQSRIFNSAWLASKGLVIN, from the coding sequence ATGGATATCAAAAATGGATTTGTTGGTACAATTGGTAACACCCCATTAATTCGTTTAAACAGTTTTAGCGAAGAAACAGGTTGTGAAATCTTAGCCAAAGCCGAATATCTGAACCCTGGTGGTTCTGTCAAAGATCGGGCTGCGCTGTATATTATCGAAGATGCAGAAAAAAAAGGACTTCTCAAACCCGGTGGTACAGTAGTCGAAGGAACAGCGGGAAATACGGGAATTGGACTGGCACATATTTGCAACGTCAAAGGTTATAAATGCTTGATTATTATTCCCAATACCCAATCCCAAGAAAAAATAGATGCTTTAACTACCTTGGGGGCGGAAGTTCGTCCTATTCCTGCGGTCCCTTACAAAGATCCGAATAATTACGTTAAACTATCTGGTAGAATTGCGGCGGAAATGGAAAACGCCATTTGGGCTAATCAGTTTGATAATTTAGCCAATCGTATAGCCCATTATGAGACCACAGGTAGAGAGATTTGGCAACAGACAAATGGTAGAATTGACGGCTGGGTGGCATCAACTGGTACTGGTGGTACTTATGCTGGTGTGGCAATGTACCTAAAAGAACAAAATCCGGGCGTTAAATGTGTTGTTGCTGACCCTTTAGGTAGTGGACTATATAGCTATATCAAAACTGGTGAAATCAAAATAGCAGGTAATTCGATTACTGAAGGTATTGGTAATAGTCGCATTACCGCCAATATGGAAGGCGCACCTATTGATGATGCTATCCAAATTGATGATTCTGAAGCCTTGCGTGTTGTTTATCAACTATTAAGAAAAGATGGTTTATTAATGGGTGGTTCAACGGGAATTAATGTCGGTGCGGCTGTGGCTTTAGCTAAACAGTTGGGTCCAGGACATACTATTGTAACTATTTTGTGTGACAGTGGTTCTCGCTATCAATCACGAATATTTAATAGTGCATGGTTAGCCAGTAAAGGATTAGTGATCAATTAG
- a CDS encoding ABC transporter ATP-binding protein: MKETVLGVRNLQVEFISDSSKVKAIDDISFQLHQGETLGIVGESGSGKSVTALAIMGLLQYPGKVSGGKIFFSRTSGQPLDLLALSPQEMQLYRGGDIAMIFQEPMSSLNPVYTIGFQLQEAIMRHQNVNAIEAKRIAIAGLQEVKLLASDEQIEEQYLDHNLSASGSFKLAQLVKEHKEAMLERYPHELSGGQLQRVMIAMAISCNPSVLIADEPTTALDVTVQATILALLYELQQSRNMAMIFISHDLGLIAEITDQVAVMYKGKIVEYGAAAQIFNNPQHPYTKGLVACRPSLNRRPHKLLTVSDYMRVTEDEFGKVTIQSKEPAQPAETTRDETNARLANISSQTPLLTVSNLEVGFPVRGVFGSTKRYHKAVNGVSFDVFPGETLGLVGESGCGKTTLGRTLLRLIEPMSGKILFNGQDITHLTGKTLQHLRREMQIIFQNPFSSLNPRIKIGEAIVEPLLIHGVGKSKQQRQARVVELLERVGLSADDMKKYPHQFSGGQRQRVCIARALALNPKFIICDESVSALDVSVQAQVLNLLKELQEDFQLTYIFISHDLSVVKFLSDRILVMNQGKIVESGTSDSIYLEPKEEYTQKLIAAIPTGSPERIRNRIG; this comes from the coding sequence ATGAAAGAAACAGTTTTAGGGGTTCGCAATCTACAAGTTGAATTTATCAGTGACAGCAGTAAAGTAAAAGCTATTGATGATATTAGTTTTCAGCTACATCAGGGTGAGACTTTAGGAATAGTGGGAGAGTCGGGAAGTGGAAAGTCGGTTACGGCTTTAGCAATCATGGGTTTGTTGCAATATCCAGGAAAAGTGAGTGGAGGGAAAATTTTCTTTTCTCGGACAAGTGGACAACCGCTGGATTTATTAGCATTATCACCTCAAGAAATGCAGCTTTATCGAGGTGGTGATATTGCGATGATTTTTCAAGAACCAATGAGTTCTTTAAATCCGGTTTATACTATCGGGTTTCAGTTGCAAGAAGCTATTATGCGACATCAGAATGTAAATGCAATTGAAGCGAAAAGAATTGCGATCGCGGGTTTACAAGAAGTTAAACTTTTAGCTAGTGATGAACAAATTGAGGAACAGTATCTTGATCATAATTTATCTGCATCAGGTAGTTTTAAATTAGCACAGTTGGTGAAAGAACACAAAGAAGCTATGTTGGAAAGATATCCCCATGAGCTATCTGGAGGACAATTGCAACGAGTTATGATTGCCATGGCTATCTCTTGCAATCCATCTGTATTAATTGCTGATGAACCAACTACAGCCTTAGATGTGACTGTGCAAGCGACAATTCTAGCATTGTTATATGAACTGCAACAAAGTCGCAATATGGCAATGATTTTTATTAGCCATGATTTGGGGTTAATTGCGGAAATTACTGACCAAGTAGCAGTGATGTATAAAGGTAAAATTGTCGAATATGGTGCAGCAGCACAAATTTTCAATAACCCCCAACATCCTTATACGAAAGGACTTGTAGCTTGTCGTCCTAGTTTGAATCGTCGTCCCCACAAACTGCTGACTGTTTCTGACTACATGAGGGTGACAGAAGATGAATTTGGAAAAGTGACAATTCAGAGTAAAGAACCTGCACAACCAGCAGAAACTACTAGGGACGAGACTAACGCAAGATTAGCAAATATTAGTTCACAAACACCTCTGTTGACTGTTAGTAACTTAGAAGTGGGTTTTCCAGTCCGGGGGGTATTTGGCAGCACAAAACGTTACCATAAGGCTGTAAATGGGGTTTCCTTTGATGTTTTTCCGGGAGAAACCTTGGGATTGGTGGGAGAATCTGGTTGCGGTAAAACTACTTTAGGTAGAACATTGCTGCGATTAATCGAACCGATGAGCGGTAAAATATTATTTAATGGACAGGATATTACTCACTTGACTGGGAAAACTTTGCAGCACTTACGACGGGAAATGCAAATTATTTTCCAAAATCCTTTTAGTTCCCTCAACCCCCGGATTAAGATTGGGGAAGCGATTGTAGAACCGCTGTTAATTCATGGTGTCGGTAAGTCGAAACAACAGCGACAAGCTAGGGTAGTGGAACTGTTGGAACGGGTGGGTTTAAGTGCAGATGATATGAAAAAATATCCTCATCAGTTTTCCGGTGGTCAGCGTCAACGGGTTTGTATTGCTCGCGCTTTGGCTTTAAATCCTAAGTTTATTATTTGTGATGAGTCAGTTTCAGCTTTAGACGTATCTGTGCAAGCGCAAGTTCTCAATTTATTGAAAGAATTACAAGAGGATTTTCAACTAACTTACATTTTTATTTCCCATGATTTAAGTGTAGTCAAATTTTTGAGCGATCGCATTTTAGTGATGAATCAAGGGAAAATAGTGGAATCAGGGACATCTGACAGTATTTACTTAGAACCAAAAGAAGAATATACACAAAAACTAATCGCTGCAATTCCTACAGGTAGTCCAGAAAGGATCAGAAATAGAATCGGATAA
- the ygfZ gene encoding CAF17-like 4Fe-4S cluster assembly/insertion protein YgfZ: MLTSAIDTNDINTIQAVREGVVVRDRSDWGRIRISDDDRLRFLHNQSTNDFQSRKPGQGCDTVMVTSTARTIDLVTAYVLDDAVLLLVSPHRRQELMAWLDRYIFFADKVKLTDATEETATLSLIGPQSHAIVENLGAGDLIGQPDGNHILVDRVIVAVGSGLAAPGYTLILPIAEKQIWWEKILGLGAVELSDRAWEMLRILQGRPATDSELTDDYNPLEVGLWQTVSFSKGCYIGQETIARLNTYKGVKQYLWGIRLSAAAEPGTVITIGEEKVGKLTSYTTTPDGHFGLGYIRSKAGGVGLKVQVGETEGEIIAIPFVSHEYP; the protein is encoded by the coding sequence ATGTTAACATCTGCAATTGATACTAACGATATAAATACTATTCAAGCGGTAAGGGAAGGGGTCGTGGTCAGAGATCGCTCTGATTGGGGGCGTATTCGGATTTCTGATGATGATCGTCTCCGCTTTTTACATAATCAAAGCACTAATGATTTTCAATCTCGCAAACCTGGTCAGGGCTGCGATACTGTCATGGTGACATCTACCGCTCGGACGATAGATTTAGTGACTGCTTATGTATTAGATGATGCTGTTTTATTGTTAGTTTCCCCTCACCGTCGTCAGGAACTTATGGCATGGTTAGATCGCTATATCTTCTTTGCAGATAAGGTTAAATTAACTGATGCGACTGAGGAAACGGCAACATTAAGCCTGATTGGACCTCAAAGCCATGCTATCGTCGAAAATTTAGGAGCTGGTGATTTAATTGGTCAACCAGATGGTAATCATATTTTAGTTGATCGGGTGATAGTTGCAGTGGGTAGTGGCCTGGCTGCACCTGGATATACATTGATTTTACCGATTGCCGAAAAACAAATATGGTGGGAGAAAATACTAGGATTGGGGGCTGTGGAATTGAGCGATCGCGCTTGGGAAATGTTACGAATATTACAAGGTCGTCCCGCGACCGATTCAGAACTCACGGATGATTATAACCCCTTGGAAGTGGGTTTATGGCAGACAGTTTCCTTTAGCAAAGGTTGTTATATCGGTCAGGAAACCATTGCCAGACTTAATACATACAAAGGTGTAAAGCAATACCTTTGGGGAATTCGTCTCAGTGCTGCGGCTGAACCAGGAACAGTCATCACCATTGGGGAAGAAAAAGTAGGTAAACTCACCAGCTATACAACCACTCCTGATGGTCATTTTGGACTAGGTTACATCAGAAGTAAAGCTGGTGGAGTTGGCTTAAAAGTACAAGTTGGAGAAACAGAAGGAGAAATAATTGCTATTCCCTTTGTTTCCCACGAATATCCATGA
- the pds gene encoding 15-cis-phytoene desaturase, with product MRVAIAGAGLAGLSCAKYLTDLGHTPIVLERRDVVGGKVAAWKDADGDWYETGLHIFFGAYPNMLQLFKELDIEDRLQWKEHTMIFNQPEAPGTYSRFDFPDLPAPINGMVAILRNNDMLTWPEKISFGIGLLPAILQGQKYVEEMDKYSFREWLQKQNVPPRVEKEVFIAMSKALNFIDPDEISATVLLTALNRFLQEKNGSKMAFLDGSPTERLCQPIIDHITERGGEVRLNAPLKEILLNEDGTVKGFLLRGLNGAEDEIFTADTYVSALPVDPLKPILPISWKEMPFFQKLEGLEGVPVINVHIWFDRKLTDIDHLLFSRSPLLSVYADMSNTCREYANPHRSMLELVLAPAKDWISKSDEDIVAATITELEKLFPQHFGGDNPTKMLKYHVVKTPRSVYKATPGRQQYRPSQETPITNFYLTGDYTMQRYLASMEGAVLSGKLTAQAIFQAQTVANPSNLQTPTRPPAKNAATA from the coding sequence ATGCGCGTAGCAATCGCGGGAGCGGGTCTAGCAGGACTTTCCTGTGCAAAATATCTCACGGATCTAGGTCACACACCCATCGTTTTGGAACGCCGAGACGTAGTGGGGGGGAAAGTGGCAGCGTGGAAGGATGCTGATGGGGACTGGTACGAAACAGGACTGCATATTTTCTTTGGGGCTTATCCCAATATGTTGCAGTTATTCAAAGAATTGGATATTGAAGATCGGTTGCAGTGGAAAGAACACACAATGATCTTCAATCAGCCCGAAGCGCCGGGGACTTACAGCCGCTTTGATTTCCCCGATTTACCAGCACCTATCAATGGGATGGTAGCAATTCTCAGAAACAACGATATGCTGACCTGGCCGGAGAAAATCAGTTTTGGCATCGGATTACTACCTGCCATTCTCCAAGGGCAAAAGTATGTCGAAGAAATGGACAAATATTCTTTCCGGGAGTGGCTGCAAAAACAAAACGTCCCCCCCAGGGTAGAAAAAGAAGTATTCATTGCGATGTCCAAAGCCTTGAACTTCATTGACCCCGATGAAATTTCTGCTACTGTCCTCTTAACGGCTTTGAATCGCTTTCTCCAAGAGAAAAACGGCTCAAAAATGGCCTTCCTTGATGGTTCACCCACAGAAAGATTGTGTCAGCCCATTATTGACCACATTACTGAACGGGGTGGTGAAGTCCGTCTGAATGCGCCCTTGAAAGAGATTTTACTCAATGAGGATGGAACTGTGAAAGGCTTCCTCCTCCGCGGTTTAAATGGGGCAGAAGATGAAATATTTACAGCGGATACTTATGTCTCTGCCCTTCCAGTTGACCCCTTAAAGCCGATTTTGCCCATTTCTTGGAAAGAAATGCCATTTTTCCAAAAATTAGAGGGTTTAGAAGGGGTCCCAGTGATTAATGTCCATATCTGGTTCGACCGCAAATTAACAGATATTGATCATCTGCTATTTTCGCGTTCTCCTCTCCTCAGCGTTTATGCTGATATGAGTAATACTTGCCGTGAATACGCCAATCCTCACCGTTCCATGCTGGAATTAGTTCTAGCACCGGCAAAAGATTGGATATCTAAATCCGATGAGGACATTGTTGCTGCAACTATTACTGAGTTAGAAAAACTCTTTCCCCAACACTTTGGGGGGGATAATCCTACCAAAATGCTGAAATATCATGTGGTAAAAACACCACGTTCAGTTTACAAGGCTACCCCAGGTCGTCAACAGTACCGTCCTTCCCAGGAAACCCCCATTACTAATTTCTATCTGACTGGGGATTACACCATGCAGCGCTATCTAGCCAGCATGGAAGGGGCTGTACTTTCTGGTAAACTGACAGCGCAGGCGATATTCCAAGCACAGACGGTAGCAAATCCCTCTAACCTGCAAACGCCAACACGACCGCCCGCCAAGAATGCTGCAACTGCCTGA
- the crtB gene encoding 15-cis-phytoene synthase CrtB, producing MLQLPDSPPRMKTLVSIDESYNLCRELTAKYAKTFYLGTMLMSPAKRQSVWAIYAWCRRTDELVDGPASAITTPETLELWEKQLESIFAGCPLDNYDVALVDTLQRFPLDIQPFRDMIAGQRMDLYRSRYATFEDLYLYCYRVAGTVGLMSTTIMGIDDNIYTAPWHQGQQPYLPIEEAIALGIANQLTNILRDVGEDARRGRIYIPLEDLAKFNYTEEECIRGVVDDRWRSLMRFQIDRARQFYIQADKGISYLSADARWPVWAASMLYEQILEVIERNNYDVFSQRAYVPQWKKLRTLPAAWMRSQVL from the coding sequence ATGCTGCAACTGCCTGATTCCCCCCCGCGCATGAAAACGCTGGTCTCTATAGATGAGTCATACAACCTTTGTCGGGAACTCACAGCTAAGTACGCCAAGACTTTTTACTTGGGGACAATGTTGATGAGTCCGGCCAAGCGTCAATCTGTTTGGGCAATTTATGCCTGGTGTCGCCGCACAGATGAATTAGTGGATGGTCCTGCATCTGCTATTACCACGCCAGAAACCCTAGAACTATGGGAAAAGCAACTGGAATCCATTTTTGCGGGATGCCCATTGGATAATTATGATGTAGCGTTAGTAGATACTCTCCAACGCTTTCCGCTAGACATTCAACCCTTTCGGGATATGATCGCCGGTCAGCGGATGGATTTGTATCGCAGTCGCTATGCAACCTTTGAGGATTTATACCTCTACTGCTACCGAGTAGCGGGGACTGTAGGTTTGATGTCAACAACGATTATGGGTATAGATGATAATATCTATACAGCCCCTTGGCATCAAGGCCAACAGCCTTATCTTCCTATAGAAGAAGCGATCGCTTTGGGAATTGCCAATCAACTCACGAATATCCTCCGTGATGTTGGTGAAGATGCCCGTCGAGGCAGAATCTATATTCCCCTAGAAGATTTGGCCAAATTTAATTACACCGAGGAAGAATGTATTCGCGGCGTAGTGGATGACCGTTGGCGTTCACTCATGCGGTTTCAAATTGATCGCGCCCGTCAATTCTATATTCAAGCAGATAAAGGTATTAGTTATCTTTCTGCTGATGCTCGGTGGCCTGTTTGGGCTGCATCCATGCTCTATGAGCAGATTTTAGAGGTGATTGAGCGCAATAATTATGATGTGTTCAGTCAGCGAGCTTATGTTCCCCAATGGAAAAAGTTACGTACTTTGCCAGCAGCTTGGATGCGATCTCAAGTTTTATAA